Proteins found in one Corynebacterium zhongnanshanii genomic segment:
- the putP gene encoding sodium/proline symporter PutP gives MTEQTWFVIAMVIYLGAMLLIGLYGYKNTDEYEDYMLGGRTLHPFVAALSAGASDMSGWLLMGLPGALYMSGYGELWMAIGLLVGAAVNWKITAPRLRAYTEVANNSITVPSFLENRFNDRTHILRVASGLIILLFFTFYVSSGMVAGGRYFESTFDGDYLTGMIIIAAVTVGYTFIGGFTAVSYTDMVQGLIMFLALIAVPIFALMAMDDPSQIWTYQTQHSYGANLIEANPNWFSMFAGVSGVVIISNLAWGLGYFGQPHIIVRFMALRKPSDARAGMAYGVGWMALCLVGAVTVATIGPAYFGMDPSISIVDKQNFETIFLDMGRILFHPLIAGLVLTAVLAAIMSTISSQLLVVASALIEDIYKGLINKQASDNALKNLSRIAVIAVALFAALIALNPDAGILALVSFAWAGFGSAFGPVIVGALYWRRLNAAGAGAGLVAGAVVAFLWGGLESFGIMDKPFGLYEMVPGVLANVIAMVVVTLITKAPDETVTSTFDKAVQVAKDPNYALPTTQQNPAEQPA, from the coding sequence ATGACTGAACAAACATGGTTCGTCATTGCCATGGTTATCTACCTCGGCGCCATGTTGCTCATCGGACTTTATGGTTACAAGAACACCGACGAGTACGAGGACTACATGCTGGGTGGGCGCACACTGCACCCATTCGTCGCAGCATTGTCCGCTGGCGCTTCCGATATGTCTGGTTGGCTGCTGATGGGCCTGCCAGGTGCCCTCTACATGTCCGGCTATGGAGAATTGTGGATGGCAATCGGCCTGCTCGTGGGCGCTGCCGTGAACTGGAAGATCACGGCTCCACGTCTGCGTGCGTACACTGAGGTCGCGAACAACTCCATTACTGTTCCGTCCTTCCTGGAAAACCGCTTCAATGACAGAACCCACATCCTGCGAGTAGCATCCGGTCTGATCATTTTGCTGTTCTTCACCTTCTATGTCTCTTCGGGCATGGTTGCAGGTGGACGCTACTTCGAATCGACCTTCGACGGTGATTACCTGACCGGAATGATCATCATCGCCGCCGTGACGGTGGGTTACACCTTCATCGGTGGCTTCACCGCTGTGTCCTACACGGACATGGTGCAGGGACTCATCATGTTCCTGGCGCTCATCGCGGTGCCTATCTTCGCGCTGATGGCGATGGATGACCCAAGCCAGATCTGGACCTACCAGACTCAGCACTCCTATGGAGCGAACCTGATCGAGGCTAACCCGAACTGGTTCTCCATGTTCGCGGGAGTCAGTGGCGTGGTCATCATTTCCAACCTGGCCTGGGGCCTGGGTTACTTCGGCCAACCACACATCATTGTGCGTTTCATGGCTCTGCGCAAGCCGTCCGACGCCCGCGCGGGTATGGCCTACGGTGTGGGCTGGATGGCACTGTGCCTGGTTGGCGCCGTGACGGTAGCCACCATCGGACCGGCCTACTTCGGCATGGACCCCAGCATCTCCATCGTGGATAAGCAGAACTTTGAGACGATCTTCCTGGACATGGGACGCATTCTGTTCCACCCACTGATCGCCGGTTTGGTTCTGACCGCTGTGCTGGCAGCGATCATGTCCACCATTTCTTCCCAGCTGCTGGTGGTTGCCTCCGCACTGATCGAGGACATCTACAAGGGCCTCATCAACAAGCAGGCTTCCGACAACGCTCTGAAGAACCTGTCCCGCATCGCAGTAATTGCCGTGGCACTGTTCGCGGCACTGATCGCCCTGAACCCGGACGCCGGTATCTTGGCCCTCGTGTCCTTCGCCTGGGCTGGTTTCGGTTCCGCCTTCGGCCCTGTCATCGTCGGTGCGCTGTACTGGCGCCGGCTCAACGCCGCAGGCGCTGGAGCTGGTCTGGTTGCCGGTGCCGTGGTCGCGTTCCTGTGGGGTGGTCTGGAGTCCTTCGGAATCATGGACAAGCCCTTCGGCCTCTACGAGATGGTCCCAGGTGTGCTGGCCAACGTCATCGCCATGGTGGTCGTCACCTTGATCACCAAGGCACCGGACGAGACCGTGACCTCCACCTTCGATAAGGCGGTTCAGGTTGCCAAGGACCCGAACTACGCGCTGCCAACGACGCAGCAGAATCCCGCTGAGCAGCCGGCCTAA
- a CDS encoding HNH endonuclease family protein, which translates to MWRFLSVFIRRARLFCVHFSPARGFLAACTATSLLLLFLPQRTPPAPPELAASLTHDLSTLTVIAVRPKVLGYDRDQFGHGWAHSLNQHTGQLCTTREAVLQDTFALHDCRDRRELGVAHPQLDPYTGRAMDPTHVDIDHIVPLSAAWDLGAWSWTSQRRRDFANDAQLNLVAVDSTINRTKSDATLSAWMPPDPRQHCAYAARYIHVSAVYGLAITRADERTARAACGL; encoded by the coding sequence ATGTGGCGTTTCCTTTCTGTCTTCATCCGTCGTGCACGCCTCTTCTGTGTGCACTTCTCCCCTGCGCGCGGCTTCCTCGCCGCCTGCACCGCGACCTCCCTCCTGTTGCTATTTCTCCCGCAGCGTACCCCTCCCGCCCCGCCAGAGTTGGCCGCGTCGCTGACGCATGACCTCTCCACGCTCACCGTCATCGCCGTGCGCCCCAAAGTGCTTGGCTACGATCGCGACCAGTTCGGCCATGGCTGGGCCCACTCGCTCAATCAGCACACCGGCCAGCTCTGCACCACCCGTGAAGCCGTTCTGCAGGACACCTTCGCCCTGCACGATTGCCGCGACCGCCGTGAGCTCGGCGTCGCGCATCCGCAGCTTGACCCCTACACTGGGCGAGCGATGGACCCCACCCACGTCGATATCGACCACATTGTCCCCCTGTCCGCCGCGTGGGACCTGGGTGCGTGGTCGTGGACGTCGCAGCGTCGTCGCGATTTTGCCAACGACGCCCAGCTCAACCTCGTCGCGGTGGACTCCACCATCAACCGCACCAAATCCGATGCCACCCTGTCCGCCTGGATGCCGCCGGATCCGCGACAGCACTGCGCCTATGCGGCACGGTACATCCACGTGTCGGCGGTCTACGGGCTCGCCATCACCCGCGCCGACGAGCGCACGGCCCGCGCCGCATGCGGCCTCTAA
- a CDS encoding alpha/beta hydrolase family protein, with protein MRHTTSPSLSPDGSAIAYIVREGGYPYAVQAEVTGEGIGTERPVQLPVEGPVTRVLHSPDTKWVACEVSPKGSERLETFIVSTDPVIPDAIPLRHTYDARASLVEWDRGRLAMDVVAVDGVSEARLVDPENSRSVVMDRRLDSMLVASEAGYCLMRVGPRGNRELLLVTPDGQWMPLLPPEPGATTDRGVILPIDEETLVVLVVSDHGADRRRILRIVVELAHDGQPRPVCRQVEELISNPDADVDEFVISEDLSTVAVLWNQAGISTLELLALGEEQRVQVRRAVELPGMVAAHLSITDDGGLLSLTVEGPGLPPTVEVLRIDVGRVEPLDPERTERLEEQARQADSPELVHYTARDGLELSGWLYMPAEPAENRPVYIHLHGGPEGQSRPSHHDVLADLVSAGVTVFTPNIRGSQGNGRAFVHADDRYGRFAAVDDVADTASFLLDANLASPGRIAVGGRSYGGFLALLAAARYPEMFCGVVDACGMTSFETYYESTEPWLASAASPKYGYPMHDAELLLEISPLYKARELVTPILFIHGANDTNVPLQESQQLYDAVVDAGHTPEFLTVPGEGHQFVKPKSRRLIADTMLDFLRTIRCLESAD; from the coding sequence ATGCGTCACACCACCTCACCCTCCTTGTCACCTGATGGGTCCGCCATCGCCTACATCGTTCGCGAAGGCGGCTACCCCTATGCCGTTCAGGCTGAAGTGACGGGTGAGGGGATCGGCACAGAACGTCCGGTGCAATTGCCGGTCGAGGGGCCGGTGACCCGTGTGCTGCATTCGCCGGACACCAAGTGGGTGGCCTGCGAGGTCTCCCCGAAGGGCTCCGAGCGCTTGGAGACCTTCATTGTCTCCACCGACCCCGTGATCCCGGACGCTATCCCGCTGCGCCATACCTACGACGCCCGCGCGTCCCTCGTGGAATGGGATCGCGGGCGCTTGGCGATGGACGTGGTCGCCGTGGATGGCGTGTCCGAGGCCCGCCTGGTAGATCCTGAAAACTCCCGTTCGGTGGTGATGGATCGCCGCCTGGATTCCATGCTTGTGGCGTCCGAGGCGGGCTACTGCCTGATGCGCGTGGGCCCGCGCGGCAATCGCGAGCTTCTCCTGGTCACCCCCGATGGCCAGTGGATGCCTCTGCTGCCCCCGGAGCCGGGCGCGACCACGGACCGGGGTGTGATCCTGCCGATTGATGAGGAAACCCTGGTGGTTCTGGTGGTGTCCGACCACGGCGCTGATCGGCGTCGAATCTTACGCATCGTGGTGGAGCTGGCCCACGACGGCCAGCCGCGCCCGGTGTGCCGCCAGGTGGAGGAGCTCATCAGTAACCCCGATGCGGACGTGGACGAGTTCGTCATCAGTGAAGACCTATCCACCGTGGCTGTGCTGTGGAACCAGGCCGGCATCTCCACATTGGAGCTGTTGGCGCTGGGGGAGGAGCAGCGCGTGCAGGTCCGTCGCGCTGTGGAGCTGCCGGGCATGGTGGCAGCACATCTGTCGATCACGGACGACGGCGGCCTGCTGTCCCTGACCGTGGAGGGGCCCGGCCTTCCTCCGACGGTGGAGGTGCTGCGCATCGACGTGGGCCGGGTGGAGCCGTTGGATCCGGAGCGGACCGAGCGTCTGGAGGAGCAAGCCCGCCAGGCTGATTCGCCGGAGTTGGTGCATTACACCGCGCGCGATGGGCTGGAGCTTTCCGGCTGGTTGTATATGCCCGCCGAGCCTGCGGAGAATCGCCCGGTGTATATCCATCTCCACGGCGGCCCGGAGGGGCAGTCGCGCCCCAGCCACCATGACGTGTTGGCCGATCTGGTCAGTGCCGGAGTGACCGTGTTTACCCCCAACATCCGCGGGTCGCAGGGCAATGGACGTGCGTTTGTGCACGCCGATGACCGTTACGGGCGATTTGCTGCCGTGGATGATGTTGCGGATACTGCCTCTTTTTTGCTCGACGCCAACCTCGCGTCCCCCGGCCGCATCGCCGTGGGAGGTCGCAGTTATGGCGGATTCTTGGCGCTGTTGGCGGCCGCCCGCTACCCGGAGATGTTCTGTGGTGTGGTGGATGCCTGCGGCATGACGAGTTTCGAGACGTATTACGAGTCCACGGAGCCGTGGTTGGCCTCGGCGGCGTCCCCGAAGTATGGCTATCCGATGCACGACGCGGAGTTGTTGCTGGAGATTTCGCCGCTGTATAAGGCGCGAGAGTTGGTCACGCCGATTCTGTTTATTCACGGCGCGAACGATACAAATGTGCCCTTGCAGGAATCCCAGCAGCTGTATGACGCTGTGGTTGATGCGGGGCACACCCCGGAGTTTTTGACGGTTCCGGGGGAGGGGCACCAGTTTGTGAAGCCGAAGTCGCGCCGGCTGATTGCCGATACGATGCTGGACTTCTTGAGAACGATTCGGTGCCTTGAGTCAGCTGATTAG